The nucleotide window CGCGGTACAGCGCCTTCAGGATCTCGACGCGCTGTTGTTCGCCCACCGAGATGTCGGCGATCGTCGCGTCGGGGTCGACGTCGAAGCCGTACCGCTCGCTCAGTTCGACGACGGCCTCGCGGGCCGCATCCCTGTCGACGCGGAGGCCGCCCCACGTGGTCGGCTCGTTGCCCAAGACGACGTTCTCCCACACCGTCATCGGGTCGACGAGCATGAAGTGCTGGTGGATCATGCCGACGCCCGCGTCGATCGCGTCCCGCGGCGAGTCGAACGACTGTGGCTCCCCGTCGAGACGGACGGTCCCCTCGGTCGGCTGGTAGAGACCGTACAACACGTTCATCAGCGTGGTCTTGCCGGCCCCGTTCTCGCCGAGCAGGGCGTGGACGCTCCCGCGTTCCACCGCGAGATCAACGTCGTCGTTCGCGACGACCCCGGGGAATCGCTTCGTGATACCGTCCAAGTGGACCGCCGGGTTCATTCACCCGTAACTCCGCACCGGAGCCTAAAAACGCGCGGATTTCGGGCTGACGCTCGCGGTACTGTCGGATGACCGACCGGAGCGCGGAAAAATCGCGGACGAAAAACCGACGCCGAACGCGTCGAACGAGTCGCGGTGGAAAACCGACGCCGAACGCGTCCTCAGTTGCTCGTCGTGTCCGGCACGTCGATGTTGCCGGCGATGATCTCGTCGCGCGCGTCCGAGACCGCGGTCACGATCTCGTCGGGCACCTGGTCGCCGATCTCCTGTCCGTAGACGCACTCGACGCCGTTGGACTCCAGCCCGAGCGCCGTCGTCGAGCCGCCCTGGTGGTCGTCGTCGACGACGTTCGAGATCGACTCGTACACCGCGGTGTCGACGCGTTTCACCATCGAGGCTAAGATTACGTCGGCGAACGAGTCCTCGGTGACCGACTGGTCCTGATCGACGCCGAACGCGAACCGACCCTCGGACTGCGCGGCCTGAAAGACGCCGACGCCGGTCGCGCCCGCGGCGTGATAGACGATGTCGGCCCCGCTCTGGTACATCGACAGCGCCTGCTCCTGTCCGGCCGTGGGGTCGCTGTAGCTACCGACGTAGCTCGTGGAGACGTCGACGTCGTCGGACGCGTAGTCGACGCCGGCCTCGAAGCCGGCCTGGAACCGCCGGATGACCGGGCTGTCGACCCCGCCGATGAACCCGACGTTCGTCGAGTCGGGAGCGGTCGAGCCGCCGCCCGCGGAGAAGTCCGTCTCGGTCAGCCGGCCGGCGAGGACGCCCATCAGGAACGACCCCTCCTCCTCGCGGAACAGGTAGTTCGCGACGTTCGGCGAGTCGACCACGGTGTCGACGATCATGAAGTCCTGGTCGGGGAACTGCGACGCGGTCTCGGTGAGCGCGTCGCCCTGATTGAACCCGATACAGGAGACCAGGTCGTAGTTCGGGTCCGTCGAGCTCGCGTACCGCTGCTGGTACTGGCCGAACTCGCCGGTGCCGTCCGGCTCGGACTCGGCGTACTCGATGCCGAACTCCTCTTCGGCGTCGACGATGCCCTGCTTGGCCGCGTCGTTGAACGAGTTGTCGCCCAGCCCGCCGTCGGAGTAGACGATGCCGACCCTCGCCGGGGGCGAGTCGGAGCCGTCCCCGCCGTCGGACCCGTCCGAACCGTCCTCTCCGTCGGAGCCGTCCATGCCGTCGTCGCCGTCGGACCCGTCCCCGCCGTCGCTCGGGCCGCCACTACACCCGGCGAGGCCGATCAGGCCCGCTGCGCTTGCCGCCTTGATGAACCGCCGCCGCTCGAAGTCGGATGCCATCTCGTTCGTACACCCGTCGGAACAGGGCATAAATTCACCGTTCCCCGGCCACCGAGGCGACACGTTCGTGAAAAGAAGCGGCGGTATTGCGCCGGGATCGAGGGAATATCCGCGTCGTTCGATCCACGAACCCGGATTCCTCACGGTCGTAGATGACTGACGGCGCTCGGAACGTGCGGGGGCTTACGCCGCCGCGACCGCGTCCTCGACCACGTCCTCCACGTCGGCGACGAGCGCGTCGACGTCGTCGCTCTCGGCGTACACCCGGACGTACGGCTCCGTTCCGGAGGGACGCACCAGCGTCCACGAGGCGTCGTCGAACTCCAGCCGGACGCCGTGGTCGGTGTCGACCGCGGCGTCGGGGAACGCCCCCGGCAGCGCCGTCTCCAGCCGGTCCATCACCGACTCCTTCGCGTCGTCGGGACAGGAGACGCTCACCTTGCGGTACGGGCGCTCGGTGACCGGCTCGCGGAGCGCGTCGAGCCCCTCGTCGGCGACGAGGCGGGCGATCACCGCCGCGGAGGTCACGCCGTCGATCCAGCCGCCGAAGCCGACGTGGATGTGCTTCCACGGCTCGGCCGCGAAGACGACGCGGGTGTCGTCGCCGCCCGCGCCGTCGGCGTCCGCCGCCGCCTCCCGCACCGCGGCGATCCCCTCGTGGAGCGCGCCGAGGCGCACGCGCTCGACGCGGCCGCCGGCGTCGCGGACGCGCTCGTCGATCCGGCCGGAGGCGTTCGGCGTCGTCACGACCACGGGGTCGGTGGCGGCGCTCTCGCGGGTGT belongs to Halorubrum sp. DM2 and includes:
- a CDS encoding BMP family ABC transporter substrate-binding protein, encoding MASDFERRRFIKAASAAGLIGLAGCSGGPSDGGDGSDGDDGMDGSDGEDGSDGSDGGDGSDSPPARVGIVYSDGGLGDNSFNDAAKQGIVDAEEEFGIEYAESEPDGTGEFGQYQQRYASSTDPNYDLVSCIGFNQGDALTETASQFPDQDFMIVDTVVDSPNVANYLFREEEGSFLMGVLAGRLTETDFSAGGGSTAPDSTNVGFIGGVDSPVIRRFQAGFEAGVDYASDDVDVSTSYVGSYSDPTAGQEQALSMYQSGADIVYHAAGATGVGVFQAAQSEGRFAFGVDQDQSVTEDSFADVILASMVKRVDTAVYESISNVVDDDHQGGSTTALGLESNGVECVYGQEIGDQVPDEIVTAVSDARDEIIAGNIDVPDTTSN